A section of the Nitrospinaceae bacterium genome encodes:
- a CDS encoding WabG gives MDPPMKIAVIRYKYVNYGGAEGFVDQYTHQLADEGHEVHIFAHQWDRGDHPKLQVHPVPAWKFNSFLRSLSFSWFAVREVRKQSFDIIQSHERIFFQDIYRAGDGCHREWLEQRKKFLSPLKKLFLPFNPFHGLILFMEKKLFETGACKKIVAISEMVKKDIQKHYRVADDKIAVVYNGISLKRFHPDNKKRYRVTVRKELNIPENEVLVLFVGSGFERKGLKFLIQSLKFLSSDDWRLLLIGKGNWDRYLSFASQEKREKINCLEPVNDLEKYYAAADIFVLPSIYEPFGNANIEALASGLPVVASGHSGAGEIIEAGKNGMVLKNPGDPKEIAEHINYLMDSSVRERMGEMARRLAEKFTQERNLNHMTKVYQEVIRVRII, from the coding sequence ATGGACCCTCCGATGAAGATTGCAGTCATCCGATATAAATATGTGAACTATGGCGGCGCCGAAGGATTTGTGGATCAGTACACGCATCAGCTTGCTGACGAGGGGCACGAGGTCCATATATTTGCCCATCAATGGGATAGAGGAGATCATCCCAAACTGCAGGTGCATCCGGTGCCTGCCTGGAAATTTAATTCTTTCCTTCGTTCTTTGTCTTTTTCATGGTTTGCCGTTCGAGAAGTGCGAAAGCAAAGCTTTGATATCATTCAAAGTCACGAGCGAATATTTTTTCAGGACATCTACCGGGCCGGAGACGGCTGTCATAGAGAATGGCTGGAACAACGTAAAAAATTTCTTTCACCGCTTAAAAAACTTTTTCTCCCGTTTAATCCTTTTCACGGACTGATTCTTTTCATGGAAAAGAAGTTGTTTGAAACCGGAGCGTGTAAAAAAATTGTAGCCATCTCCGAAATGGTTAAAAAGGATATCCAGAAACATTACCGCGTTGCCGACGATAAAATAGCGGTGGTTTACAATGGGATATCTTTGAAACGGTTTCATCCGGACAATAAAAAGCGTTATCGCGTGACAGTGCGCAAAGAACTCAATATTCCGGAGAATGAGGTTTTGGTCCTGTTTGTTGGGTCTGGATTTGAGCGAAAAGGACTGAAGTTTTTAATTCAATCTCTAAAATTTTTATCGTCGGACGATTGGCGCCTTTTGTTGATTGGTAAAGGAAACTGGGACCGCTATCTGAGTTTTGCCTCACAGGAAAAACGGGAAAAAATAAATTGTCTGGAACCTGTCAATGATCTTGAAAAATATTATGCCGCCGCAGATATTTTCGTGCTGCCATCTATTTATGAGCCGTTTGGAAACGCCAACATTGAGGCGCTGGCATCTGGGTTGCCCGTCGTTGCAAGCGGCCACAGTGGCGCCGGGGAAATCATTGAAGCTGGGAAAAACGGAATGGTTTTGAAAAACCCCGGCGATCCTAAAGAAATCGCAGAGCATATCAACTATTTGATGGATTCCTCAGTTCGGGAAAGAATGGGAGAAATGGCTCGGCGTCTGGCCGAAAAATTTACTCAGGAGAGAAACCTGAATCATATGACAAAGGTATACCAGGAAGTGATCCGTGTTCGCATAATTTGA